A genomic stretch from Telopea speciosissima isolate NSW1024214 ecotype Mountain lineage chromosome 7, Tspe_v1, whole genome shotgun sequence includes:
- the LOC122669985 gene encoding magnesium transporter MRS2-F-like, with protein sequence MSLKRPTTAATPPPPRRKGAGIRAWLVVSNCGKSHVEEVGKHSIMRRTGLPARDMRILDPGLSYPSTILGRERAIVVNLEHIKAIITASEVLVLNSKDPWVAPFVRDLESRLCNFSEKASEGRDGDTAKEANGGLGPKSPEPDQDSPLLRQFSQSPEIGMVETNESGSPMASGDNQLTGGPKALPFEFRVLEICLESACRSLEAETSTLEKEAYPALDELTSKTSTYNLQRVRHIKSRLVAVYGRVQKVRDELENLLDDDMDMAEMYLTDKLSLLQFEESGLKDELDKDYNDFELDDECDEESGSDKSSSGKVTGFKPNIQELEMLLEAYFVQIGGTLNKLSTLREYVDDTEDYINIMLDDKQNQLLQMGVMLSTATLLLTAGVVIVGVFGMNIRIPLFNTGMPQFVQTNIGVVGGIVILYLSAFYWGKQKGLLD encoded by the exons ATGTCGCTGAAACGCCCCACGACTGCTGCTACCCCACCACCGCCGAGGCGAAAAGGCGCCGGAATCAGAGCTTGGCTCGTTGTGTCGAATTGCGGAAAATCTCATGTGGAAGAGGTCGGGAAACACTCGATCATGAGGCGAACTGGGCTTCCAGCTCGTGATATGAGGATTCTTGATCCTGGGCTATCGTATCCATCGACGATTCTTGGGAGAGAGAGGGCTATTGTTGTCAATTTGGAGCATATCAAGGCGATCATCACTGCTTCTGAGGTTTTAGTGCTGAACTCCAAGGATCCCTGGGTTGCTCCCTTCGTTCGCGATCTTGAATCTCGACTCTGCAATTTCAGTGAGAAGGCAAGTGAGGGAAGGGACGGTGATACTGCAAAAGAGGCTAATGGGGGTTTGGGACCCAAATCTCCTGAGCCTGATCAGGATTCTCCTTTGCTCCGTCAGTTCTCTCAGAGCCCTGAAATAGGGATGGTTGAAACGAACGAGAGTGGTAGTCCCATGGCTTCAGGGGACAATCAATTGACGGGAGGTCCCAAGGCGTTACCTTTCGAATTCCGAGTTCTTGAAATTTGCCTTGAATCTGCTTGCAGGAGCCTCGAAGCAGAG ACCTCCACACTGGAGAAAGAGGCATATCCAGCTTTAGATGAATTGACCTCTAAAACCAGCACTTATAATCTGCAACGCGTTCGGCACATAAAGAGTCGGCTAGTTGCAGTATATGGGCGTGTTCAGAAG GTGAGAGATGAGCTTGAAAATTTATTGGATGATGATATGGACATGGCAGAGATGTATTTGACTGATAAACTCTCCCTTCTACAATTTGAAGAAAGTGGCTTAAAAGATGAATTAGACAAAGATTACAATGACTTTGAATTGGATGATGAATG TGATGAAGAGTCAGGGAGCGACAAAAGCAGCAGTGGAAAAGTTACTGGGTTTAAGCCAAATATTCAGGAGTTGGAGATGCTGTTAGAAGCTTACTTTGTACAGATAGGAGGAACCTTGAACAAATTGTCAACT TTGAGGGAGTATGTGGATGACACTGAAGATTATATCAATATCATGCTGGATGACAAACAGAATCAGCTGCTGCAGATGGGAGTCATGTTGAGCACTGCAACTTTGCTATTAACTGCAGGTGTTGTCATTGTCGGTGTATTTGGCATGAACATCAGAATTCCTCTCTTTAATACTGGAATGCCACAGTTTGTGCAGACCAACATTGGTGTCGTTGGAGGTATTGTGATTTTGTATTTGTCAGCATTCTACTGGGGTAAACAAAAGGGTCTGCTTGATTAA
- the LOC122669988 gene encoding uncharacterized protein LOC122669988 — MNDFAEDNHSCYFHPKEVVVGVCAICLKERLLILASSKQGRVTLKSTKKIRSVHNKKPSITLPRIFDLGSILHRLEFRHRKSDLSDRDTSTSPEDSFISIRFEDNGIASWDKGTNNSKVPPPLGALTNMDYSTQNLKKEPRVVKSVVEHAKPQAMMRWRKRIGHLCQLIRWKRSSKAINVCHGTGSKVEGVKVSKGWIKVLTKRRTME, encoded by the exons ATGAACGATTTTGCAGAAGATAACCACTCCTGCTATTTCCATCCTAAGGAAGTGGTTGTAGGTGTATGTGCAATTTGCTTGAAAGAGAGACTTCTCATCTTggcctcctcaaaacaaggacGTGTTACCCTAAAAAGCACAAAGAAAATTCGCAGTGTTCACAACAAGAAGCCTTCTATCACCTTACCAAGGATATTTGATTTGGGTTCCATCCTCCATCGCCTTGAATTCCGGCACCGGAAATCTGATCTCTCCGACCGTGATACCTCAACAAGCCCAGAAG ATTCTTTTATATCTATCAGATTTGAAGATAATGGTATTGCCTCATGGGACAAAGGTACAAATAATTCTAAGGTCCCTCCTCCTCTTGGAGCCCTCACGAACATGGATTACAGCACTCAAAACTTGAAGAAGGAACCAAGGGTGGTTAAAAGTGTTGTAGAACATGCAAAACCTCAGGCCATGATGAGGTGGCGAAAGCGGATTGGTCACTTGTGCCAACTTATCCGATGGAAAAGGTCCAGCAAGGCAATTAATGTGTGTCACGGTACTGGTAGTAAGGTGGAAGGAGTTAAAGTCAGTAAAGGTTGGATAAAGGTTCTGACAAAGAGGAGGACCATGGAATAA